A genomic region of Chelmon rostratus isolate fCheRos1 chromosome 8, fCheRos1.pri, whole genome shotgun sequence contains the following coding sequences:
- the utp11 gene encoding probable U3 small nucleolar RNA-associated protein 11, protein MSSFRKALKSRQRNHHERSQPGFRKNLGLLEKKKDYKLRADDYHKKQNTLAALRKKALDKNPDEFYYKMINSQLQDGVHVAKKANEEVEVTEEQKKMMRTQDIKYVEMKRVAEAKKIERLKGELHLLDADSKQKNKHTFFVDSKKEVQSFDLAKQLNTAPELVDRVYNRPTLETLETKTIQGAVEPHSMKKLARQRKHQYKILSQRIDREKKMFVISQKIQTRMDLQDKNKKVKVKKETPNAAAVYKFEAKRKR, encoded by the exons ATGTCTTCGTTCAGGAAAGCGTTGAAATCCCGACAGAGAAACCACCATGAAAGATCTCAG CCTGGTTTTAGGAAAAATTTGGGATTgttggagaagaagaaagactaCAAACTTCGTGCAGA TGACTAccacaagaaacaaaacactctTGCAGCTCTGCGAAAGAAAGCTCTGGACAAGAACCCAGATGAGTTTTACTATAAAATGATCAACTCTCAGCTGCAG GATGGAGTTCACGTAGCGAAAAAGGCcaatgaggaggtggaggtgacagaggagcagaagaaaatgATGAGGACGCAGGATATCAAATATGTGGAGATGAAAAGAGTTGCAGAGGCTAAg AAAATTGAGAGGCTGAAAGGGGAGCTCCATCTTCTGGATgcagacagcaaacaaaaaaacaagcatacaTTTTTTGTAGATTCCAAGAAAGAAG TGCAGTCATTTGACCTGGCAAAACAGCTCAACACAGCTCCTGAGCTGGTGGACCGAGTGTACAACAGACCGACTCTGGAAACTCTGGAGACTAAGACCATCCAGGGAGCTGTAGAGCCTCACAGTATGaag AAGTTGGCCAGGCAGAGGAAGCACCAGTATAAGATCCTTTCCCAGAGGattgacagagaaaagaaaatgtttgtaatCTCCCAGAAGATTCAGACCCGCATGGACCTACag GATAAGAACAAGAAGGTGAAGGTAAAAAAGGAGACGcccaatgctgctgctgtctacAAGTTTGAGGCCAAGAGAAAGcgctga